A region from the Rufibacter sp. DG15C genome encodes:
- a CDS encoding glycosyltransferase family 2 protein gives MNKLLLSVVIPTYNRGDKILNILHSLSKQTISCFEVIVVNDGSTDNTADILNSLIIQQFPYDLRIVHLNNCGRAGVRNEGFRLANAELIVSFDDDMRPESNCLEVHLNHHKKNSGSILVGAQMEDPSLAETDIQKYAVFARQEWQRNLEALHSPMFENEIYITAGNFSIAKQTFNLLNGFDPRLNAIIDYDLAMRATDLGIPIYYNKQAFAWHDDFITCRSYVLRRRQGTENVKKLIKLKYNLVKKYHRYKKLEINKGKKIIYSLFAFPFLVKFIDEFNFFKYLLPKRIRYKFYEAVITSLGKYYVDKPL, from the coding sequence GTGAATAAACTACTCTTGAGTGTTGTTATACCTACATATAATAGGGGTGATAAAATTCTAAATATTTTGCATAGTTTGTCTAAGCAAACAATATCTTGTTTTGAGGTAATTGTTGTTAATGATGGTTCTACCGATAATACAGCTGATATATTGAATTCGCTCATAATTCAACAGTTTCCATATGATTTAAGGATTGTTCACTTGAATAATTGTGGTAGAGCTGGTGTAAGAAATGAAGGGTTTAGATTAGCAAATGCTGAACTTATAGTTTCGTTTGATGATGATATGCGTCCAGAATCTAACTGTTTAGAGGTTCATTTAAATCATCACAAAAAAAATTCAGGGTCTATTCTTGTTGGTGCGCAAATGGAAGATCCTTCGCTTGCTGAAACAGATATACAAAAGTATGCTGTTTTTGCACGTCAAGAATGGCAAAGAAATTTAGAAGCACTACATAGTCCTATGTTTGAAAATGAGATTTATATTACTGCTGGGAATTTTTCTATTGCAAAACAAACTTTTAATTTATTGAATGGTTTTGACCCTAGGCTTAATGCTATTATAGATTATGATTTAGCTATGCGAGCGACTGATCTTGGAATTCCAATTTATTATAATAAACAAGCATTTGCTTGGCATGATGATTTTATTACTTGTAGGTCTTATGTATTAAGAAGGCGACAAGGTACTGAGAATGTAAAAAAATTAATTAAATTAAAATATAATTTAGTTAAAAAATATCATCGTTACAAAAAATTAGAAATTAATAAGGGTAAAAAAATAATTTATTCTTTGTTTGCATTTCCTTTTTTAGTTAAATTTATTGATGAATTTAATTTTTTTAAATATTTACTTCCAAAAAGAATTAGGTACAAATTTTATGAGGCCGTAATTACTTCGTTAGGGAAATATTACGTAGATAAACCACTATAG
- a CDS encoding glycosyltransferase, giving the protein MEGKRTVVHIIDGLARGGAETLLAGVVSSLHDVRHVIISLKKGNDFEIELKGIDIWFLDFKWFHSIPSAVFAIKKILRKYKVDIIHSHLFFSVIISRLVCSNKVVLINSYHAVLYGKEGADYPIHARLLDRITYNERIITLCVSNGVRMNLGKYIGIRNNIYVLYNFIADSFFNNYRLQPNLNSHIKVVCVGNLKPDKNYQIIIKAISLLSSHVKNRISLDIFGQGGELTNLHNKCKELEINNIHFKGIEPNIANKLPKYDFYILSSRSEGFGLAVIEAMAIGLPALVSNLPVLREVTNEKAIYFNHENAEELASLIEEFSSGKFDLQSISYQGHLHASNFTKRNYLKELMRYYQI; this is encoded by the coding sequence GTGGAAGGTAAAAGAACTGTAGTACATATAATCGATGGATTAGCTAGAGGAGGTGCCGAAACGTTGTTAGCTGGTGTGGTCAGTTCTTTGCATGATGTCCGTCATGTTATTATAAGTCTTAAGAAGGGTAACGACTTTGAAATTGAGCTGAAAGGAATTGATATTTGGTTTTTGGATTTTAAATGGTTTCATTCTATTCCTAGTGCCGTATTTGCTATAAAAAAAATATTAAGAAAATATAAAGTAGATATTATTCACTCACACCTATTTTTTTCTGTTATAATTTCTCGATTAGTTTGTTCAAACAAAGTAGTTTTAATTAATTCTTATCATGCTGTATTATATGGAAAAGAGGGTGCGGATTATCCAATTCATGCTAGATTATTAGATAGAATAACGTATAATGAGCGTATTATTACATTGTGTGTTTCCAATGGTGTGCGCATGAATTTAGGTAAGTATATAGGAATAAGAAATAATATATATGTTTTATATAATTTTATAGCAGATTCTTTTTTTAATAATTATAGGTTGCAACCGAATCTAAATTCTCATATTAAGGTTGTTTGCGTTGGAAATCTAAAACCTGATAAAAATTATCAAATTATTATAAAGGCAATTTCTTTATTATCCAGTCATGTTAAGAACCGTATTTCATTAGATATATTTGGACAAGGTGGGGAACTAACAAATTTACACAATAAGTGTAAAGAATTAGAAATTAATAATATTCATTTCAAAGGCATTGAGCCTAACATAGCTAATAAATTGCCTAAATATGACTTTTATATACTATCATCCAGATCTGAGGGCTTTGGACTGGCTGTTATTGAGGCAATGGCAATTGGATTGCCTGCTCTTGTTTCTAATTTACCCGTGCTCCGGGAAGTTACTAATGAAAAAGCCATTTATTTTAATCATGAAAATGCTGAAGAGTTAGCTTCGTTAATAGAAGAGTTTTCTTCAGGGAAATTTGATTTGCAATCAATTTCATATCAGGGGCACTTACATGCAAGTAATTTTACAAAAAGGAATTACTTAAAGGAGCTTATGCGTTATTATCAGATATGA
- a CDS encoding glycosyltransferase has product MQNKNILYLSYDGMTDPLGQSQVLPYIIGLSKKGFCFTLISFEKPSRFAANKSLIENICIENGIDWQPIPFSSKPPFLSKYYDIYMMERKAVNLHKHKKFAMVHCRSYISAGIGVKLKKRFGIKYFFDMRGFWVDERVDGGMWNLNNPFFKLAYKYYKNQEASYITNADAIVSLTEAGKEEIQNWDSYNKNNIGVIPCSADFQLFPVNNGERKALARALLGINKDSLVISYLGSIGTWYLLDEMLEAYVFIKNKFPNSRFLFITPEPPEMVYEKADKLGLQREEFIIKFAKRAEVALFASASDINLFFIKQSYSKIASSPTKLGEVLALGIPVVCNSRVGDVKDIIEFTESGITIDEFNKESYEKIVDHIPELLKKDSVSIRSKAEEYYLLDNAIEKYCTLYQEVLQ; this is encoded by the coding sequence ATGCAAAATAAAAATATTTTATATTTATCCTATGATGGTATGACTGATCCTTTAGGTCAGTCACAGGTTTTGCCATATATTATAGGTTTATCAAAAAAAGGCTTTTGCTTTACACTTATTTCTTTTGAAAAGCCTAGTAGATTTGCGGCTAATAAAAGCTTAATTGAAAATATTTGCATTGAAAATGGGATAGATTGGCAGCCTATTCCTTTTAGCAGTAAACCACCTTTTTTGTCTAAGTATTATGATATCTATATGATGGAAAGGAAAGCTGTAAATCTACATAAGCATAAGAAATTTGCTATGGTCCATTGCCGTAGTTATATAAGTGCGGGCATAGGTGTTAAACTGAAAAAGAGGTTTGGAATCAAATACTTTTTTGATATGCGAGGATTTTGGGTTGATGAACGCGTGGACGGCGGAATGTGGAATCTAAATAATCCTTTTTTTAAACTTGCCTACAAATACTATAAAAACCAGGAAGCTAGTTATATAACAAATGCTGATGCTATTGTTAGTCTTACTGAAGCAGGAAAGGAGGAAATCCAAAACTGGGATAGTTATAATAAAAATAATATTGGCGTCATCCCTTGTAGTGCAGACTTTCAATTATTTCCTGTTAACAATGGTGAGCGCAAAGCCCTTGCCAGAGCTCTTCTTGGAATTAATAAGGATTCTTTAGTAATAAGTTATTTAGGATCTATTGGTACCTGGTACCTTTTAGATGAGATGTTGGAAGCCTATGTTTTTATAAAAAACAAATTTCCTAATTCACGTTTTCTTTTCATTACACCTGAGCCTCCTGAAATGGTTTATGAAAAAGCTGATAAATTGGGTTTACAAAGAGAGGAATTCATAATTAAGTTTGCTAAGCGTGCAGAGGTAGCACTTTTTGCCTCAGCCTCTGATATTAATCTTTTCTTTATTAAACAAAGTTATTCCAAGATTGCAAGTTCTCCTACTAAACTTGGTGAGGTTTTAGCATTAGGAATACCTGTTGTATGTAACTCTAGAGTAGGTGATGTAAAGGATATTATTGAATTTACTGAATCTGGTATTACAATTGATGAATTTAATAAGGAGAGTTACGAAAAAATTGTTGATCACATTCCTGAACTTTTAAAGAAGGATTCGGTTTCCATAAGAAGTAAGGCAGAAGAGTATTATTTACTCGATAACGCAATTGAGAAGTATTGTACTCTTTACCAGGAAGTTTTACAATAA
- a CDS encoding HAD family hydrolase, giving the protein MINIKPNFPELSNETELFVFDICDTLFLSNTTFDFIEFALGEKALTIRSLLFKLFTKRFSPIFLCLYILQKVTKVDWPKKLVLNLLKGFSKKELYTLGKLFEQRFLPSKKIEQTHQMLNNLVENHKKVVLVSASIDPVVSAIAFYLGVPFLSSMLEYDDDGLTTGNLTFEMTGKKLENISQLLSFPTAKFAVATDNFSDRSLVEAAHQRFVIIYNTQARLFWQELNPYFIEIQSK; this is encoded by the coding sequence ATGATAAACATTAAACCCAATTTCCCAGAATTGTCTAATGAAACTGAATTGTTTGTATTTGACATTTGTGATACTCTATTTTTATCAAACACTACATTCGATTTTATTGAATTTGCCTTAGGCGAAAAAGCATTGACTATTAGGAGTCTTTTGTTTAAGTTATTTACTAAACGTTTTTCTCCTATTTTTCTTTGTCTATATATCTTGCAAAAGGTAACAAAAGTTGATTGGCCTAAAAAGTTAGTTCTTAATTTGCTAAAAGGTTTTAGTAAAAAGGAACTGTATACATTAGGTAAATTATTTGAGCAAAGGTTTCTGCCTTCAAAAAAAATTGAGCAAACTCATCAAATGCTCAATAATCTTGTCGAAAACCATAAAAAGGTTGTGCTTGTGTCAGCCAGTATTGACCCTGTAGTTTCTGCTATTGCTTTTTATTTGGGTGTACCTTTTCTAAGCTCTATGTTAGAGTATGATGATGATGGGTTAACTACAGGAAATTTAACATTTGAGATGACGGGCAAAAAATTAGAAAATATTAGCCAGCTTTTGTCATTTCCAACTGCAAAGTTTGCAGTTGCCACAGATAATTTCTCTGACCGGAGTTTAGTGGAGGCTGCTCATCAACGTTTTGTTATTATTTATAATACACAAGCTCGACTTTTTTGGCAAGAGCTAAATCCTTATTTTATAGAAATTCAATCTAAATGA
- a CDS encoding transglutaminase domain-containing protein — translation MKVLKNRVWFFILPMILVALFWIHQVDQDITERDKVTITKILQENNIIPLSGPDKNDFHEQIKFISAVQKAVLLTAPRNKGLDEGMSREPEVLYKMRYGHCYDRSRAIEKILRLSGFKTRHVSVYSLDENSALHAFLKPKTRSHALSEVLTVKGWVFVDSNDKLIGVDKFGNPIDLTQVKKLGFKNIVWSKYNTENFDGVYATKFMYVYGLYSRHGKFYPPYNFIPDLHWGELVYNFGL, via the coding sequence ATGAAGGTTTTGAAAAATAGAGTTTGGTTTTTTATCCTTCCCATGATATTGGTTGCCTTATTTTGGATTCATCAAGTTGATCAAGATATTACTGAAAGGGACAAGGTTACTATAACTAAAATTTTGCAAGAAAATAATATTATACCTTTATCTGGTCCAGATAAGAATGATTTTCATGAGCAAATAAAATTCATTTCAGCTGTGCAAAAAGCTGTTCTGTTGACTGCACCTCGTAATAAAGGTTTAGATGAAGGGATGTCTAGGGAGCCTGAAGTTCTTTATAAGATGAGGTATGGGCATTGTTATGACAGAAGTCGTGCTATTGAAAAGATATTGAGACTTTCTGGATTCAAAACTAGGCATGTTTCGGTTTATAGCCTAGATGAAAATTCTGCCTTACATGCCTTTTTAAAACCTAAAACTAGATCTCATGCATTAAGTGAAGTATTAACTGTTAAGGGTTGGGTATTTGTTGATTCCAACGATAAACTGATAGGAGTAGATAAGTTTGGTAATCCTATTGACTTAACACAAGTTAAAAAATTAGGATTTAAAAATATTGTATGGTCTAAATATAATACTGAAAATTTCGATGGGGTTTATGCTACAAAATTTATGTATGTATATGGGCTTTATTCTAGACATGGAAAGTTTTACCCACCCTATAACTTTATTCCAGATCTTCATTGGGGTGAGTTAGTTTATAATTTTGGCTTATGA
- a CDS encoding GNAT family N-acetyltransferase → MSYNIRIIDLKESNIGEQVATLINTTFNLNLTWQKILLNTYYDNSISNSPPSFYVGAFDEAKLIGFTAFKSHDFLQNGEIINCFHHCSVCTSKEYRGKGIFPSIIEFGKQEAIKLGAGFLYGIPNHNSGPVFKKLNYKNFGPFLKVNVPNVPLLFENAFGKWQETDVLYAEKSFYQNEYQLIDAKTKEHGTDLLVYEDLGNLIWGIKLIKKIGPVNISYFSVGGMIINKPHFFKQSVKKLIMKYKINFVQFIFHNTSVYKNLFTSPKEAPFVEPFVVYPLKSELSSNDVFNFMPGIKNNF, encoded by the coding sequence ATGAGTTACAACATAAGAATTATAGATTTAAAAGAGTCAAATATAGGAGAACAAGTAGCTACGTTAATAAACACTACATTCAACCTTAATTTAACATGGCAGAAAATACTTTTAAATACATATTACGATAATTCTATATCAAATTCACCACCATCGTTCTATGTTGGCGCATTTGATGAAGCTAAATTAATCGGTTTTACTGCATTTAAATCCCATGATTTTTTACAAAATGGAGAGATTATAAATTGTTTCCACCATTGTTCAGTTTGCACCTCAAAAGAATACAGAGGGAAAGGAATTTTTCCCAGCATTATTGAATTTGGAAAACAGGAAGCAATAAAGTTAGGCGCAGGATTTTTATATGGCATACCGAACCATAACTCAGGGCCAGTATTTAAAAAATTAAATTATAAAAACTTTGGCCCTTTTTTAAAAGTAAATGTGCCAAATGTTCCTTTGTTATTTGAAAATGCATTTGGCAAATGGCAAGAAACAGATGTTCTTTATGCAGAAAAAAGCTTTTATCAAAACGAATACCAGTTGATAGATGCTAAAACCAAAGAGCACGGGACAGACTTACTTGTTTATGAAGACCTAGGTAATTTAATATGGGGGATAAAATTAATTAAAAAAATAGGACCAGTTAACATCTCCTATTTTAGCGTGGGCGGAATGATAATTAATAAGCCACATTTCTTCAAACAAAGTGTCAAAAAGTTAATAATGAAATACAAAATCAACTTTGTACAATTTATATTTCATAACACATCAGTTTATAAAAATTTATTTACTAGCCCAAAAGAAGCTCCTTTTGTGGAACCGTTTGTTGTATATCCATTAAAAAGCGAATTATCATCAAATGATGTTTTCAATTTTATGCCAGGTATAAAAAATAATTTCTAA
- a CDS encoding tol-pal system protein YbgF yields the protein MKKIFFFLLPFFCISTAFAQIQDTTKQQQIDQELLDSLKRSIMLDSVEVLPQALNIKGWLLLNEDIKNELGGAVDNMYNFKFETAEKQFKSLRRRYPKHPMPYFLLGLSNWWKMVPSNIRDTRYDATFMAYMDSTITFAENLYDVDKNNLEAAFFLSAANGFGARLQAERKNWRKAAIMSNRALDYLQKSRKANGLSDEFLFGEGLFNYYAVWIKENYKLLRPVLLFFPNGNKALGLRQLQQVAFNGFYTGTESKFFLMKIYANDAKNDAAAMSLAQYLAATYPDNPYFQRFFARMAFTQGNFPAVESTSMAILDKVKKKTFGYESISGRYASFYLAYIYQNKYKDFTAAKDYYKQCISFAEQSGEQESGYYIASFVNLARISEKEKNVKQAKQYYETVLKLANKKSDSEKEAKAYLRKNRRVM from the coding sequence ATGAAAAAGATTTTTTTCTTCCTGTTGCCCTTCTTCTGTATTTCTACAGCGTTTGCGCAAATTCAGGACACCACCAAGCAACAGCAGATAGACCAAGAACTTTTGGACTCTTTGAAGCGCTCAATCATGTTGGACTCTGTAGAAGTGCTTCCGCAGGCCTTGAACATCAAAGGGTGGCTTTTGCTGAATGAGGACATCAAAAACGAGCTGGGTGGTGCGGTAGACAACATGTACAACTTCAAGTTTGAAACCGCTGAGAAGCAGTTCAAGTCTTTGAGACGCCGGTATCCTAAACATCCTATGCCCTATTTCCTGCTGGGGTTAAGCAATTGGTGGAAGATGGTGCCCTCTAATATACGAGACACACGGTATGATGCCACGTTCATGGCCTACATGGATTCTACCATTACGTTTGCTGAGAACCTCTACGACGTAGACAAGAATAACCTGGAGGCGGCCTTCTTCCTTTCAGCGGCAAACGGGTTTGGCGCACGCCTGCAGGCAGAGCGCAAGAACTGGCGTAAAGCAGCCATTATGAGTAACCGCGCCCTGGACTACCTGCAGAAAAGCAGAAAAGCAAATGGGCTAAGTGATGAGTTCCTGTTTGGGGAAGGCTTGTTTAATTACTATGCCGTCTGGATTAAGGAAAATTATAAGCTATTACGCCCTGTGCTCCTTTTCTTCCCTAATGGAAACAAAGCTTTAGGTCTGCGTCAATTACAACAAGTGGCTTTCAATGGCTTCTACACCGGCACGGAGTCCAAGTTCTTTTTGATGAAGATTTATGCCAACGATGCCAAAAATGATGCAGCAGCCATGTCTCTAGCCCAATACCTAGCAGCCACCTATCCAGATAACCCCTACTTCCAACGGTTCTTCGCGCGTATGGCATTCACTCAGGGCAATTTCCCGGCGGTGGAATCAACCTCTATGGCTATCCTAGATAAAGTTAAAAAGAAGACGTTTGGCTATGAGTCTATCAGTGGACGGTATGCCAGCTTTTACTTGGCTTATATTTATCAAAACAAATATAAAGACTTCACAGCTGCCAAGGACTATTACAAACAATGCATTAGCTTTGCTGAGCAGAGCGGCGAACAAGAGTCTGGCTACTATATCGCATCATTTGTGAACTTAGCTAGAATAAGTGAAAAGGAAAAGAATGTGAAGCAGGCCAAACAGTATTATGAAACTGTATTGAAGCTTGCTAATAAAAAGTCAGACTCTGAAAAGGAAGCAAAGGCTTATTTAAGAAAAAACAGAAGGGTGATGTAA